A region from the Mycolicibacterium litorale genome encodes:
- the fabG gene encoding 3-oxoacyl-ACP reductase FabG produces MFTSLQGRSAIVTGGSKGIGRGIAEVFANAGVDVLITGRNQADIDTTVADLSGKAGTVSGVAADVADPADCRRVVDTAVERHGGLDIVCANAGIFPSGRLEELTPEDIEQVLGVNFKGTVYIVQAALSALAASGRGRVIVTSSITGPVTGYPGWSHYGASKSAQLGFIRTAAMELAPKRITINAVLPGNIITEGLVDMGEDYMNQMAAAIPAGRLGSVADIGNAALFFATDEAGYITGQSLIVDGGQILPESHQAIAEL; encoded by the coding sequence ATGTTCACCTCACTGCAGGGCCGTTCCGCGATCGTCACCGGTGGCAGCAAGGGCATCGGCCGAGGCATCGCCGAGGTCTTCGCGAACGCCGGCGTCGACGTGCTGATCACCGGGCGCAACCAGGCCGACATCGACACCACCGTCGCCGATCTGAGCGGTAAGGCCGGCACGGTCAGCGGGGTGGCCGCCGACGTCGCCGATCCGGCCGACTGCCGCCGGGTGGTCGACACCGCCGTCGAACGGCACGGCGGGCTCGACATCGTGTGCGCCAACGCCGGCATCTTCCCGTCCGGCCGGCTCGAGGAACTCACCCCCGAGGACATCGAGCAGGTGCTGGGGGTCAACTTCAAGGGCACCGTCTACATCGTGCAGGCGGCGCTCAGCGCGCTGGCCGCCAGCGGCCGCGGCCGGGTCATCGTCACCTCCTCGATCACCGGGCCCGTCACCGGCTACCCCGGCTGGTCGCACTACGGGGCGAGCAAGTCGGCGCAGCTCGGCTTCATCCGCACCGCCGCGATGGAACTGGCGCCCAAGCGCATCACCATCAACGCCGTGCTGCCCGGCAACATCATCACCGAGGGCCTGGTCGACATGGGTGAGGACTACATGAACCAGATGGCCGCGGCGATCCCGGCCGGCCGGCTGGGCAGCGTCGCCGACATCGGCAACGCCGCTCTGTTCTTCGCCACCGACGAGGCCGGCTACATCACCGGTCAGAGCCTGATCGTCGACGGCGGGCAGATCCTGCCCGAGTCGCATCAGGCCATCGCCGAGTTGTAA
- a CDS encoding phosphotransferase enzyme family protein: MAEVISDDIEVAERALADYDLPPNSTLRLLNLSENATYLVECSDDKSCSILRVHRQNYHRPHEIESELDWLEALRRDSDVTVPTVLPTRDGRRVVTIDHNGIERHVVHFGMVGGAEPDEGSVTLDDFRTLGAITAALHDHSRSWTRPAGFGRFAWDWEHCLGAQPRWGRWHDAEGVGPEERHLLERAQDLLQRRLADYGTGPDRYGLIHADLRLANLLVDPPTITVIDFDDCGFGWFFYDFGTAVSFMEDDPALPEWQASWVEGYRSRRPMTQADEDMLASFVFLRRLLLLAWMGTHSHSKESKTKAISYAAGSCALAERYLSTNGQRLA; encoded by the coding sequence ATGGCCGAGGTGATCTCCGATGACATCGAGGTGGCCGAGCGGGCACTGGCGGACTACGACCTGCCGCCCAACTCGACCCTGCGGCTGCTGAACCTGTCGGAGAACGCCACCTACCTCGTCGAGTGCTCCGACGACAAGAGCTGCTCGATCCTGCGGGTGCACCGGCAGAACTACCACCGCCCGCACGAGATCGAATCCGAGCTCGACTGGCTCGAGGCGCTGCGCCGCGACAGCGACGTCACGGTCCCGACGGTGCTGCCCACCCGCGACGGCCGACGGGTGGTGACCATCGACCACAACGGGATCGAAAGGCACGTCGTGCATTTCGGTATGGTCGGCGGCGCAGAACCCGATGAGGGATCGGTGACACTCGACGACTTCCGCACCCTCGGCGCCATCACCGCCGCGCTGCACGACCACTCCCGGTCGTGGACGCGGCCCGCGGGATTCGGGCGGTTCGCGTGGGACTGGGAGCACTGCCTGGGTGCCCAGCCCCGGTGGGGCCGGTGGCACGACGCCGAAGGTGTCGGCCCCGAGGAGCGTCACCTGCTCGAACGGGCGCAGGATCTGCTGCAGCGGCGCCTGGCCGACTACGGGACCGGACCCGATCGGTACGGGCTCATCCACGCCGACCTGCGGCTGGCCAACCTCCTGGTCGACCCGCCCACCATCACGGTGATCGACTTCGACGACTGCGGATTCGGCTGGTTCTTCTACGATTTCGGCACCGCGGTGTCGTTCATGGAGGACGATCCCGCGCTCCCCGAGTGGCAGGCCTCCTGGGTCGAGGGTTACCGCAGCCGGCGCCCGATGACGCAGGCCGACGAGGACATGCTGGCCTCGTTCGTCTTCCTGCGCCGACTGCTGCTGCTGGCGTGGATGGGCACCCACAGCCACTCCAAGGAATCCAAGACCAAGGCCATCAGCTACGCCGCGGGCAGTTGCGCGCTGGCCGAACGTTATCTCAGCACCAACGGCCAGCGACTGGCCTGA
- a CDS encoding BMC domain-containing protein, with product MPSNAIGLIETKGYVAALAAADAMVKAANVTITDRQQVGDGLVAVIVTGEVGAVKAATEAGAEAASQVGELVSVHVIPRPHSELGAHFAVSAQ from the coding sequence ATGCCCAGCAACGCAATCGGTCTCATCGAGACCAAGGGCTACGTGGCGGCGCTGGCCGCGGCCGACGCCATGGTGAAGGCCGCCAACGTCACCATCACCGACCGGCAGCAGGTCGGCGACGGCCTCGTCGCCGTGATCGTCACCGGTGAGGTCGGCGCGGTCAAGGCGGCCACCGAGGCCGGCGCGGAAGCCGCGTCGCAGGTCGGTGAGCTCGTCAGCGTCCACGTCATCCCGCGGCCGCACAGCGAGCTCGGCGCGCACTTCGCCGTCTCCGCTCAGTAA
- a CDS encoding EutN/CcmL family microcompartment protein — MIAATVTGNVWSTRRIDGIPAGAFLEVEVDGSGSRMIAFDVLGSGVGERVLIAQGSVAANWFTGTPPPVDALIIGSIDTPSNPS, encoded by the coding sequence ATGATTGCCGCGACCGTGACCGGAAACGTGTGGTCGACCCGCCGGATCGACGGCATCCCGGCAGGAGCCTTCCTCGAAGTCGAGGTCGACGGCTCCGGCAGCCGGATGATCGCCTTCGACGTCCTCGGCAGCGGTGTCGGGGAACGCGTCCTGATCGCCCAGGGGTCGGTCGCCGCCAACTGGTTCACCGGCACCCCACCGCCCGTCGACGCGCTCATCATCGGATCCATCGACACCCCAAGCAACCCGAGTTAG
- a CDS encoding BMC domain-containing protein, which translates to MAELRSFIFIDRLQPQTMSYLGTWIKGALPRANMAAQIIEVAPGLDIEGITDVALKHADVKAGILVVERQFGYLEFHGETGAVKAAADAALESLGQDLDSAVRPTILASRIISSIDHQHAFLINRNKIGSMVLAGESLFVLEVAPASYAILATNEAEKAADIKVVDFRMIGATGRVYLSGTEADIRQAAEAAQDALARSTA; encoded by the coding sequence GTGGCTGAACTGCGTTCCTTCATCTTCATCGACCGGCTACAGCCGCAGACGATGTCGTACCTGGGCACCTGGATCAAGGGCGCGCTGCCCCGGGCCAACATGGCCGCCCAGATCATCGAGGTGGCTCCCGGTCTCGACATCGAGGGCATCACCGACGTCGCGCTCAAACACGCCGACGTCAAAGCCGGCATCCTCGTGGTCGAGCGGCAGTTCGGCTACCTGGAGTTCCACGGGGAGACCGGTGCGGTCAAGGCCGCCGCCGATGCCGCACTCGAATCCCTGGGCCAGGACCTGGATTCCGCGGTGCGGCCGACGATCCTCGCGTCACGCATCATCTCCAGCATCGACCATCAGCACGCATTCCTGATCAACCGCAACAAGATCGGCTCCATGGTCCTCGCCGGAGAATCGCTGTTCGTGCTCGAAGTCGCGCCCGCGTCGTACGCGATCCTGGCGACCAACGAGGCCGAGAAGGCCGCCGACATCAAGGTCGTCGACTTCCGGATGATCGGCGCCACCGGACGCGTCTACCTGTCGGGCACCGAGGCAGACATCCGTCAGGCCGCCGAGGCGGCTCAGGACGCACTCGCCCGGAGCACCGCGTGA
- a CDS encoding aldehyde dehydrogenase family protein, giving the protein MLERARWAARAYADYDQAAVTAIVTAVADAAYGAAERFAAEAVAETGMGVVADKVVKNQACSRGIVEYYRGQDFVSPRVDAVNKIVEIPRPAGVVLALTPTTNPVSTVYFKVLLALMTRNAVVVAPHPRAKQCSADAARLLAETAVAAGAPDGIVQFVEEPSIPLVEALMADERTDVIVATGGTGVVRAAYSSGTPALGVGPGNVPVLVDASADITAAAKRIVDSKAFDNSVLCTNESVLIAEESIADALRSALTRAGAHILDADATDRLRAYMFADGHLNTDVVGRDAAWIAAQAGIRVTPKTRVLVAPFGHVITEEMLAHEKLSPVIGMTTVPDAARGIRAARAVVRIGGAGHSAAIHSENASVITEFATQVPVLRVSVNVGNSTGSSGLETNLAPSMTIGTGFIGRSSIGENLRPDNLMNWARIAYNSAPGVVMPSFAGIDPWRSPAGPVPEYPRASNDRDTPPVSASRATAPARRPADPSIEALRAELRALVVEELAQLIKR; this is encoded by the coding sequence ATGCTCGAGCGTGCTCGGTGGGCCGCACGGGCGTACGCCGACTACGACCAGGCCGCCGTGACGGCCATCGTCACCGCGGTCGCCGACGCCGCCTACGGCGCGGCCGAACGGTTCGCCGCCGAGGCCGTCGCCGAGACCGGGATGGGCGTCGTCGCCGACAAGGTGGTCAAGAACCAGGCCTGCTCTCGCGGCATCGTGGAGTACTACCGCGGGCAGGATTTCGTCTCGCCACGGGTGGACGCGGTCAACAAGATCGTCGAGATCCCACGGCCGGCGGGTGTGGTGCTGGCCCTGACCCCGACGACCAACCCCGTCTCCACGGTGTACTTCAAGGTGCTGCTGGCGCTGATGACCCGAAACGCGGTCGTCGTCGCACCGCATCCGAGGGCCAAACAGTGTTCGGCCGACGCGGCACGTCTGCTCGCCGAGACCGCGGTCGCCGCCGGCGCCCCGGACGGCATCGTGCAGTTCGTGGAGGAACCGTCGATCCCGCTGGTCGAGGCGTTGATGGCCGACGAGCGCACCGACGTCATCGTCGCCACCGGCGGCACGGGCGTGGTGCGCGCGGCCTACTCGTCGGGCACCCCGGCCCTGGGTGTCGGACCGGGCAACGTGCCCGTGCTCGTCGACGCCAGCGCCGACATCACCGCTGCCGCCAAACGCATCGTCGACAGCAAGGCGTTCGACAACTCGGTGCTGTGCACCAACGAATCGGTGCTGATCGCCGAGGAGTCGATCGCCGATGCGTTGCGCTCTGCGCTCACCCGCGCCGGCGCGCACATCCTCGACGCCGACGCCACGGACCGCCTGCGCGCGTACATGTTCGCCGACGGTCACCTCAACACCGACGTCGTCGGCCGTGACGCCGCCTGGATCGCCGCACAGGCCGGTATCCGGGTGACTCCGAAGACCCGCGTACTCGTCGCCCCGTTCGGCCACGTCATCACCGAGGAGATGCTGGCGCACGAGAAGCTCTCGCCGGTGATCGGGATGACGACCGTACCCGATGCGGCACGCGGGATCCGCGCCGCCCGTGCGGTGGTGCGCATCGGCGGCGCCGGCCACAGCGCCGCCATCCACAGCGAGAACGCCTCCGTCATCACCGAATTCGCCACCCAGGTGCCGGTGCTGCGGGTGTCGGTCAACGTCGGCAACAGCACCGGCAGCTCGGGGCTGGAGACCAACCTGGCGCCGTCGATGACGATCGGCACCGGCTTCATCGGCCGCAGCTCCATCGGCGAGAACCTGCGCCCGGACAACCTGATGAACTGGGCTCGCATCGCCTACAACAGCGCACCGGGTGTCGTCATGCCGAGCTTCGCCGGCATCGACCCGTGGCGCTCCCCGGCCGGCCCGGTTCCCGAATATCCCCGCGCTTCCAACGATCGCGACACACCCCCGGTGTCGGCGTCCCGCGCCACCGCGCCGGCCCGCCGTCCGGCCGACCCGAGCATCGAGGCGCTGCGGGCCGAACTGCGCGCGCTGGTCGTCGAAGAACTCGCACAACTGATCAAGAGGTGA
- a CDS encoding aspartate aminotransferase family protein: protein MYDYGTFSFESKTQVLDRAKAFWNPDKTQFWTDAGVDLVIDRREDYFLWDMSGRRLIDMHLNGGTYNLGHRNPEVMQAVSQGMEIFDVGNHHFPSVARTALAQRLVETAPESISKVAFGSGGGEAIDIALKSARHATGRRKIVSIIKAYHGHTGLAVATGDERFAKLFLSDRPDEFIQVPFGDVPAMEKALSGNDVAAVIMETIPATYGFPLPPPGYLESVYALTQRYGALYIADEVQTGLMRTGELWGITKHGIDPDILVTGKGLSGGVYPITAALLGERAAQWLDQDGFAHISTFGGAELGCVAAIKTLEITTRPEVRSMVHYIADIFDAGLRRIQADHPDWFIGIRQNGVVIGLEFDHPEGAKFVMRELYENGVWAIFSTLDPRVLQFKPGLLLGRDLCEDVLDRLEVAVGRAKTAARKGRP, encoded by the coding sequence GTGTACGACTACGGCACGTTCTCGTTCGAGTCCAAGACTCAAGTGCTGGATCGGGCGAAGGCGTTCTGGAATCCGGACAAGACCCAGTTCTGGACCGACGCCGGCGTGGATCTGGTCATCGACCGCAGGGAGGACTACTTCCTGTGGGACATGAGCGGCCGCCGGCTCATCGACATGCACCTCAATGGCGGCACCTACAACCTCGGGCACCGCAATCCCGAAGTGATGCAAGCTGTTTCGCAGGGCATGGAGATCTTCGACGTCGGCAACCACCACTTCCCCTCGGTGGCGCGCACCGCGCTCGCGCAGCGGCTGGTGGAGACCGCACCCGAGTCGATCAGCAAGGTGGCATTCGGTTCCGGCGGCGGTGAGGCGATCGACATCGCGCTCAAGAGCGCCCGCCACGCCACCGGACGCCGCAAGATCGTCTCGATCATCAAGGCCTACCACGGCCACACCGGCCTGGCCGTCGCCACCGGTGACGAGCGGTTCGCCAAACTGTTCCTGTCCGACCGGCCCGACGAGTTCATCCAGGTGCCGTTCGGCGACGTTCCCGCGATGGAGAAGGCGTTGTCGGGCAACGACGTCGCCGCGGTCATCATGGAGACCATCCCGGCCACGTACGGATTCCCGCTCCCCCCACCGGGTTACCTCGAATCGGTCTACGCCCTGACCCAGCGGTACGGCGCCCTTTACATCGCCGACGAGGTCCAGACCGGTCTGATGCGCACCGGTGAACTGTGGGGCATCACCAAACACGGCATCGACCCCGACATCCTCGTCACCGGCAAGGGCCTGTCCGGCGGCGTCTACCCGATCACCGCGGCGCTGCTCGGCGAGCGGGCCGCGCAGTGGCTCGACCAAGACGGATTCGCCCACATCTCCACCTTCGGTGGTGCTGAATTGGGTTGTGTCGCAGCGATCAAGACCCTCGAGATCACCACGAGGCCGGAAGTGCGCTCGATGGTGCACTACATCGCCGACATCTTCGACGCCGGTCTGCGCCGCATCCAGGCCGACCACCCCGACTGGTTCATCGGAATCCGACAGAACGGCGTGGTGATCGGCCTCGAATTCGACCACCCCGAGGGTGCCAAGTTCGTGATGCGCGAACTCTACGAAAACGGGGTGTGGGCGATCTTCTCCACGCTGGATCCCCGTGTGCTGCAGTTCAAACCGGGTCTGCTGCTCGGCCGCGACCTGTGCGAGGACGTGCTGGACCGGCTGGAGGTCGCAGTCGGCCGGGCGAAGACCGCGGCCAGGAAGGGACGACCGTGA
- a CDS encoding APC family permease, with protein MADQAVTPEKTPAQGVQRLKRNAVGTIGVIFMAVATAAPITAMVGNVPIAVGFGNGSHAPAGYLVATIVLGLFAIGYATMAKHITATGAFYGYISHGLGRIVGMASGLLITMAYVVFEASLIGIFAFFFKNFLSSQFGVDIHWIIPALLMLALNAILTYFDVNLTAKVLGVFLVTEIVMLALGALAVLFQGGGPEGFAVAETLNPIGAFTPAAIAGASAGLGLFFAFWSWVGFESTAMYGEESKDPKRIIPRATMIAVLGVGLFYVFVSWMAIAGTGPTKSLELAQDANTSSEIFFGPVRSTYGEWAITLFNILLVTGSFACGMAFHNCASRYLYALGREGLSAGLQKTLGATHHKHGSPYIASFVQSGIALVLILAFFAAGMDPYIHLYTLLAILGTMAILIVQSLCAFAVIAYFHFHKNHPSSAHWFKTFLAPLLGGIGMLYVVYLLWEHKESAAGTASGTLLFKLTPWIVVSVFVIGAALATYFKYRDARRYDMIGRIVYEDSEVRD; from the coding sequence ATGGCGGATCAAGCCGTAACACCAGAGAAAACACCAGCTCAGGGCGTGCAACGACTGAAGCGCAACGCCGTGGGCACCATCGGCGTGATCTTCATGGCGGTGGCCACCGCAGCGCCGATCACGGCAATGGTAGGCAACGTGCCGATCGCTGTCGGGTTCGGAAACGGTTCCCACGCCCCGGCCGGTTACCTCGTCGCAACCATTGTGCTGGGCCTGTTCGCGATCGGTTACGCGACCATGGCCAAGCACATCACCGCCACCGGCGCCTTCTACGGCTACATCAGCCACGGGCTCGGCCGCATCGTCGGGATGGCCAGCGGTCTGCTGATCACGATGGCCTATGTGGTCTTCGAGGCGTCGCTGATCGGCATCTTCGCGTTCTTCTTCAAGAACTTCCTGTCATCGCAATTCGGGGTCGACATCCACTGGATCATCCCCGCGCTGCTCATGTTGGCGCTCAACGCGATCCTGACCTACTTCGACGTGAACCTCACGGCGAAGGTGCTCGGCGTCTTCCTCGTCACCGAGATCGTCATGCTCGCGCTCGGCGCGCTCGCCGTGCTGTTCCAGGGCGGCGGTCCCGAGGGCTTCGCGGTGGCCGAGACGCTCAACCCGATCGGCGCGTTCACGCCGGCCGCCATCGCGGGCGCCAGTGCCGGTCTCGGCCTGTTCTTCGCGTTCTGGTCGTGGGTCGGCTTCGAGTCGACGGCGATGTACGGCGAGGAGTCCAAGGACCCGAAGCGGATCATCCCCCGCGCCACCATGATCGCCGTGCTGGGCGTCGGACTGTTCTATGTGTTCGTGAGCTGGATGGCGATCGCGGGCACCGGGCCGACCAAGTCGCTCGAACTCGCGCAGGATGCCAACACGTCGTCGGAGATCTTCTTCGGCCCGGTGCGCAGCACCTACGGCGAGTGGGCGATCACGCTGTTCAACATCCTGCTGGTGACCGGTTCCTTCGCCTGCGGTATGGCATTCCACAACTGTGCGTCGCGCTATCTGTACGCGCTCGGCCGTGAGGGACTGTCCGCCGGTCTGCAGAAGACGCTCGGTGCCACCCACCACAAGCACGGTTCGCCCTACATCGCGTCGTTCGTGCAGAGCGGTATCGCGCTGGTGTTGATCCTCGCCTTCTTCGCCGCGGGCATGGATCCGTACATCCATCTGTACACGCTGCTGGCGATCCTGGGCACCATGGCCATCCTGATCGTGCAGTCGCTGTGCGCGTTCGCCGTGATCGCCTACTTCCACTTCCACAAGAACCACCCGTCCAGTGCGCATTGGTTCAAGACGTTCCTGGCGCCGCTGCTCGGCGGGATCGGGATGCTCTACGTGGTGTACCTGCTGTGGGAGCACAAGGAGTCGGCGGCTGGTACGGCCTCGGGGACGCTGCTGTTCAAGCTCACGCCTTGGATCGTGGTGTCGGTCTTCGTGATCGGCGCGGCGCTCGCCACGTACTTCAAGTACCGCGACGCCCGCCGCTACGACATGATCGGCCGGATCGTTTACGAGGACAGCGAAGTTCGCGACTAA
- a CDS encoding alpha/beta hydrolase, whose product MPNTHTPDFHPDLQKVARYIPRQVVTPVTLPVIRMVTRLQGKRTPRDCEELTLASGVRVRLFRPTGVPVPAPALLWIHGGGYVIGTAAQDDELCRRFCRELGITVASVDYRLAPEHPYPTPVEDCYAALTWLAGLPSVDAKRVAIGGASAGGGLAASLALVTRDRAEIEPVAQILVYPMIDDRTVERDGLDNPGHRLWNQSSNRFGWAAYLGDADPQEAVPARREDLAGLPPAWIGVGTLDLFHDEDLAYAERLRAAGVPCQVEVVQGAFHGFDGILPKADVSRAFFRSQCDTLRQAFTDG is encoded by the coding sequence ATGCCGAACACGCACACCCCGGACTTCCACCCCGACCTGCAGAAGGTCGCCCGCTACATCCCCCGTCAGGTGGTCACGCCGGTGACGCTGCCGGTCATCCGGATGGTGACGAGGCTGCAGGGTAAGCGGACGCCGCGCGACTGTGAGGAGCTCACGCTCGCCTCGGGGGTGCGGGTGCGGCTGTTCCGCCCGACCGGCGTGCCGGTGCCGGCGCCCGCGCTGCTGTGGATCCACGGCGGCGGCTACGTCATCGGCACTGCGGCCCAGGACGACGAACTCTGCCGCCGGTTCTGCCGGGAACTCGGAATCACTGTCGCCTCAGTGGATTACCGGCTGGCGCCCGAGCATCCCTATCCCACACCGGTAGAGGACTGCTACGCCGCGCTGACGTGGCTGGCCGGCTTGCCGTCGGTCGATGCGAAGCGGGTTGCGATCGGCGGGGCCAGCGCAGGCGGTGGGCTGGCGGCGTCACTGGCGCTCGTGACCCGGGACCGCGCCGAAATCGAGCCCGTCGCACAGATTCTGGTGTACCCGATGATCGACGACCGCACCGTGGAGCGCGACGGATTGGACAATCCCGGACACCGGCTGTGGAACCAGTCGAGCAACCGGTTCGGCTGGGCGGCCTACCTCGGTGACGCCGACCCCCAGGAAGCGGTGCCCGCTCGGCGGGAGGATCTGGCCGGCCTGCCACCGGCGTGGATCGGGGTCGGCACCCTGGACCTGTTCCACGACGAGGATCTGGCGTACGCCGAGCGGCTGCGGGCCGCGGGCGTGCCATGCCAGGTCGAGGTGGTCCAGGGCGCCTTCCACGGATTCGACGGGATCCTGCCGAAGGCCGACGTGTCGCGGGCGTTCTTCCGAAGCCAGTGCGACACCCTCCGGCAGGCCTTCACCGACGGTTAG